A region from the Sphingomonas flavescens genome encodes:
- a CDS encoding PTS sugar transporter subunit IIA, translating to MIGLVLVTHGRLATEFVVAMEHVVGPQEAIAAICIGPDDDMEGRRKDIAKAIREVDRGQGVIILTDLFGGTPSNLAISLMKSENIEVIAGVNLPMLIRLEGARKVMPVHAAVAAAREAGRKYISVASEILGEAAA from the coding sequence ATGATTGGACTAGTGCTGGTAACCCATGGCCGACTGGCGACCGAGTTCGTCGTGGCGATGGAACATGTAGTCGGACCGCAGGAAGCCATTGCCGCGATCTGCATCGGGCCGGACGACGACATGGAAGGCCGCCGCAAGGATATTGCGAAGGCCATCCGCGAGGTCGACCGCGGCCAGGGCGTCATCATCCTCACCGACCTGTTCGGCGGAACGCCCTCGAACCTCGCCATCAGCCTAATGAAGAGCGAAAACATCGAGGTCATCGCCGGCGTAAACCTGCCGATGCTGATCCGGCTGGAAGGCGCCCGCAAGGTGATGCCGGTCCACGCCGCGGTCGCCGCCGCCCGAGAAGCGGGCCGCAAGTATATTTCGGTCGCCAGCGAGATCCTCGGGGAAGCCGCCGCTTGA